Proteins from one Eubalaena glacialis isolate mEubGla1 chromosome 8, mEubGla1.1.hap2.+ XY, whole genome shotgun sequence genomic window:
- the LOC133096485 gene encoding large ribosomal subunit protein uL18-like codes for MGFVKVVKNKAYFKRYQVKFRRRREGKTDYYARKRLVIQDKNKYNTPKYRMIVRVTNRDIICQIAYARIEGDMIVCAAYAHELPKYGVKVGLTNYAAAYCTGLLLARRLLNRFGMDKIYEGQVEVTGDEYNVESIDGQPGAFTCYLDAGLARTTTGNKVFGALKGAVDGGLSIPHSTKWFPGYDSESKEFNAEVHRKHIMGQNVADYMRYLIEEDEDAYKKQFSQYIKNNVTPDMMEEM; via the coding sequence ATGGGGTTTGTTAAAGTTGTCAAGAATAAGGCCTACTTCAAGAGATACCAAGTGAAATTTAGAAGACGGCGAGAGGGCAAAACTGACTACTATGCTCGGAAACGATTGGTAATTCAAGATAAAAATAAGTACAACACACCCAAATACAGAATGATAGTTCGTGTAACTAACAGAGATATCATTTGTCAGATTGCTTATGCCCGTATAGAAGGAGATATGATAGTTTGTGCAGCTTACGCTCACGAACTCCCGAAGTATGGTGTGAAGGTTGGCCTGACAAATTATGCTGCAGCATATTGTACTGGCCTGCTgctggcacgcaggcttcttaaTAGGTTTGGTATGGACAAAATTTATGAAGGCCAAGTCGAGGTGACTGGAGATGAATACAATGTGGAAAGCATTGATGGTCAACCTGGTGCCTTCACCTGTTACTTGGATGCAGGGCTTGCCAGGACTACTACTGGGAATAAAGTTTTTGGGGCCCTGAAGGGAGCTGTCGATGGAGGCTTGTCTATCCCTCACAGTACCAAATGGTTCCCTGGTTATGATTCAGAAAGCAAAGAATTTAATGCTGAGGTACACCGAAAGCACATCATGGGGCAGAACGTTGCAGATTATATGCGTTACCTGATTGAAGAAGATGAAGATGCTTACAAAAAACAATTCTCTCAATACATAAAGAACAACGTAACTCCAGACATGATGGAGGAGATGTAA